A section of the Eublepharis macularius isolate TG4126 chromosome 1, MPM_Emac_v1.0, whole genome shotgun sequence genome encodes:
- the LOC129343390 gene encoding protein S100-A12-like, which yields MPLTEMEQCIQTILKHFHESAAQEGSYDTLNKAELKQFITKNFPTYMKKLKDPKILDNVFEQLDTDQNQEISFGEIMQFITIVAILSHDRIHGGTPESSA from the exons ATGCCTCTGACTGAAATGGAACAATGCATTCAGACCATCCTGAAACATTTCCATGAATCCGCAGCCCAAGAGGGCAGCTATGATACTCTCAACAAAGCTGAGCTGAAGCAGTTTATCACTAAGAACTTCCCAACTTACATGAAG AAATTAAAGGACCCTAAAATACTTGATAATGTATTTGAACAGCTGGACACGGACCAAAATCAGGAGATCAGCTTTGGAGAAATCATGCAGTTCATCACAATTGTGGCAATCTTGAGCCACGATCGCATCCACGGGGGTACCCCCGAGTCTTCTGCTTAG